One genomic window of Candidatus Hydrogenedentota bacterium includes the following:
- a CDS encoding ferrous iron transport protein A: MKKTLFDLESGAVARIVGIQGNTPLSLRRRLLDMGITKGSELRVERHAPLGDPVEIIVKGYRLALRLSEARIIEVEELCTREGIAMGSCQ, from the coding sequence ATGAAAAAAACTTTATTTGATCTTGAATCGGGCGCTGTCGCACGTATCGTGGGCATCCAAGGCAATACGCCCTTGAGTCTGCGGCGACGTCTTCTTGATATGGGGATAACCAAAGGGTCCGAATTGCGTGTTGAACGGCACGCGCCCTTAGGCGATCCTGTAGAGATAATTGTAAAAGGTTACCGCCTAGCCCTTCGTTTGAGCGAAGCGCGCATTATTGAAGTGGAAGAATTGTGCACCCGTGAAGGGATAGCCATGGGTTCCTGTCAATAA